From the genome of Bacteroides sp. MSB163, one region includes:
- a CDS encoding DUF6377 domain-containing protein, with protein MKSGLFILIVCLLFPAYVCADTSKHALEENRKLLHSLDSLLEQQDLFVRVKEERIKQLKMQYSRVKDVKELYAMNRMVYLEYRVYDADSALHYINKNIQLAQQTNNRTWEVVSLLEQSFVLTSSGLLTEALKAVSDIQPEELPQNLRSEYFGRLCTLYSRLRDYSSENSQLSEHYNNLQKAFRDSVYLTATPDELRYWNCRAWLYMGTPEIEPVKQAFEENKQTLSNDSRKYSIATYNLSAIYRSENNESKYLENLILSAMADIRSVNGDIGSLQEIAEYLFKHGEIDRAYNYILYCSQKAMLFHNRVRIVKMSHLQNQIYKAYQEQSRTQQKRLQASLIAVSFLFLVLIGAFLFIRKQMRRLKEANLKLDSTNQKLSVNMDALSTAHQRLEEVNIQLKDLNTQLQEVNDQLRESNYVKEEYIGYVFNICSTYISKLEEFRKNINRKLKVGQIEDVKAMTDSSATASNELKEFYQNFDTIFLHLYPDFVGDFNALLLPEERIELKEGELLNTELRIHALIRLGITDSVKIADFLHCSAQTVYNNRLRTRNKSIIPKEDFINAVKKLGKYKA; from the coding sequence ATGAAAAGCGGCCTCTTTATACTCATTGTATGCCTTCTTTTTCCTGCCTACGTCTGTGCGGACACTTCTAAACATGCTTTAGAAGAAAACAGGAAATTGCTTCACTCTTTAGATAGCCTGCTGGAACAGCAGGATCTATTTGTCAGAGTAAAAGAGGAGCGCATCAAGCAATTGAAAATGCAGTATAGCCGGGTCAAAGATGTAAAGGAACTCTATGCCATGAATAGAATGGTCTATTTGGAGTATCGGGTTTATGATGCGGATTCCGCCCTGCATTACATCAATAAGAACATACAACTGGCACAACAGACCAACAACCGTACCTGGGAAGTGGTCTCTTTGCTCGAACAATCATTTGTCCTCACCTCCTCCGGGCTACTGACCGAAGCCTTGAAAGCCGTCAGTGACATCCAACCGGAAGAATTACCCCAAAATCTCCGTTCCGAGTATTTTGGCAGGTTATGTACACTCTATTCCCGCCTCCGGGATTACTCCAGTGAGAACTCCCAACTGTCGGAACATTACAATAATCTCCAAAAGGCTTTCCGAGACTCGGTATACCTCACAGCCACTCCCGACGAATTGCGCTACTGGAACTGCCGGGCATGGCTCTACATGGGAACCCCGGAAATAGAACCCGTCAAACAAGCATTTGAGGAAAACAAGCAGACATTGTCTAACGACAGCCGCAAGTATTCCATAGCTACCTACAACCTCTCCGCCATCTACCGGAGTGAAAATAACGAGAGCAAATACCTGGAAAACCTCATTCTTTCGGCTATGGCAGACATACGGTCTGTCAACGGAGATATCGGTTCTTTGCAGGAAATAGCGGAATACCTATTTAAGCATGGAGAAATAGACCGCGCCTATAACTACATCCTCTATTGTTCCCAAAAAGCCATGCTTTTCCACAACCGGGTACGAATAGTCAAAATGTCTCATTTGCAAAACCAAATCTACAAAGCGTACCAGGAACAGAGCCGTACACAGCAAAAGCGTCTTCAAGCCTCCCTGATTGCCGTCAGTTTCTTATTTCTCGTACTGATCGGTGCCTTCCTGTTCATCCGCAAGCAAATGCGCCGGCTAAAAGAAGCCAACTTGAAGTTAGACAGTACAAACCAGAAGCTGTCCGTCAATATGGATGCCCTCTCTACGGCACATCAACGCCTGGAAGAAGTAAACATACAGCTAAAAGACTTGAATACGCAATTACAGGAAGTCAACGACCAGTTGCGGGAATCTAATTACGTAAAAGAAGAATATATCGGCTATGTATTCAACATCTGTTCCACCTACATCAGTAAGCTGGAAGAGTTTCGCAAGAACATCAACCGGAAACTGAAAGTAGGCCAGATAGAAGATGTAAAAGCAATGACGGACTCTTCCGCAACAGCCTCCAACGAACTGAAAGAGTTCTACCAGAATTTCGATACCATCTTCCTGCATCTCTATCCCGATTTTGTAGGTGACTTCAACGCCTTACTGCTACCCGAAGAGCGCATCGAACTGAAAGAAGGCGAACTGCTTAATACCGAACTGCGCATACATGCCTTGATAAGACTCGGCATCACAGACAGCGTGAAGATAGCGGACTTCCTCCATTGTTCCGCACAAACGGTTTATAACAACCGACTTCGCACCCGAAATAAATCCATTATCCCGAAAGAAGATTTTATAAATGCTGTGAAAAAGCTCGGAAAATACAAAGCGTAA
- a CDS encoding TonB-dependent receptor, translating to MKRKEKRSCRLILACCALLLFISVNAFAQQQVTVTGNVKDEKGEPIIGANVIVKGTGTGSVTNVEGDFSLANVQNGSTLEISFIGYLNQDVKVNGTKPVSIILKEDTKMLDEVVVVGYGVQRKSDMTGAVASVNTKTLENRPQTNIIQSLQGAVPGLNISVTGTNAEGSSTKTRIRGENSITADNKPLVILDGIPFDGPWSEINPNDIESIEVLKDASSAAIYGARGSNGVILISSKRGEKGKLTVSYDTYITIDNPINFPNLMNGAEFWKYKTEALKDANTTPPTESNPEPWMGSMTATELRMHEAGMDTDWLDLATRTGFKQQHNISFRGGVNKTNYFVSLNYTDVKGTAVGNQFKRYNIRFNLDQEFTSWFKFSTSTQLGRYDRSGSSASFSRAFRMNPLAEAYDEEGNIRSAAWEDSSEAFSVNPLSSLNNKSNDIRSKVITNNVVEIKLPFVPGLSYKLNTGYTYQNSSWKQYQGMDTYYGARSNGILNTDDWHSQEWILENIITYTREFGKHRIFFTGLYSAQSYEKEGNGMEGKDFPNDVMYYYQISKAATMSGSSSYTKQNHISQMARLNYSYDSRYLLTLTARRDGYSAFGSQSKFGIFPSMAIGWNISNEHFFQASPLAKVVSNLKYRLSWGKNGNEAVGAYTTLPDLSTFNYLKDDHTPNYGFYPSKLASPSLGWETTQSINTGIDFQLWNGRIQGTFDMYWSKTSNLLLNRSIPTINGTGNITENIGETKNRGLELQITSNNIAKKDFDWSTTFNLSHYKTKIVNVGLYDANGNPMDDIGSRWFIGQPISVNYDYRFIGIWQITDPSNPNGQQDPNYRYSIPGYMKYHDKDGVNDITPADKEIIGSAIPKVTMGMTNTFRYKNVSLSVFLNAQLGQTANNWLYDVSHNSYRQNRLMVDFWTPENPTNKYPKNSLDTSVNPMSAGFYEKTDFLRVQDVTLAYRVPQRWLKKISLNRLEVYMNIKNLATWTSWTGLDPEFISDQQSTPQVRSFTFGLKLDL from the coding sequence ATGAAAAGAAAAGAAAAACGCTCATGCAGACTCATTCTTGCCTGCTGCGCTTTGTTACTGTTCATTTCGGTAAATGCATTTGCACAACAGCAAGTCACAGTCACCGGAAATGTGAAAGATGAAAAGGGAGAACCCATCATCGGAGCTAATGTCATTGTGAAAGGCACTGGTACAGGAAGTGTCACCAATGTAGAAGGAGACTTTTCATTGGCAAATGTACAGAATGGCAGCACTCTTGAAATCTCTTTTATCGGCTATCTGAACCAGGATGTGAAAGTCAACGGCACGAAACCCGTCAGCATTATCCTGAAGGAAGACACTAAGATGCTGGATGAGGTAGTAGTGGTAGGTTATGGTGTGCAGCGCAAGTCGGATATGACAGGTGCAGTTGCTTCCGTAAATACCAAAACACTGGAGAACCGCCCGCAGACCAACATCATCCAATCTTTGCAAGGTGCCGTACCGGGCCTGAATATCTCAGTGACCGGAACCAATGCGGAAGGCTCTTCCACCAAGACCCGTATCCGCGGCGAGAACTCCATCACGGCAGACAACAAACCACTGGTTATTTTGGACGGTATCCCCTTTGACGGTCCCTGGTCTGAAATCAATCCGAACGACATCGAATCCATTGAAGTATTGAAAGATGCTTCTTCGGCTGCCATCTATGGTGCTCGCGGTTCGAACGGTGTCATCCTCATCAGCTCCAAGAGAGGCGAAAAAGGCAAACTGACCGTATCCTACGACACCTACATCACCATTGACAATCCCATCAACTTCCCCAACCTCATGAATGGAGCTGAATTCTGGAAGTATAAGACGGAAGCATTGAAAGATGCCAATACCACCCCACCCACAGAAAGCAATCCCGAACCGTGGATGGGATCTATGACCGCCACAGAATTGCGTATGCACGAAGCCGGCATGGATACCGACTGGCTGGACCTGGCAACCCGCACCGGTTTCAAGCAGCAGCACAACATCTCCTTCCGTGGTGGCGTCAACAAAACCAACTATTTTGTCTCGCTGAACTATACCGATGTGAAAGGTACTGCCGTAGGCAACCAATTCAAACGCTACAACATCCGTTTCAACCTCGATCAGGAGTTCACTTCCTGGTTTAAGTTCTCTACCAGTACCCAGTTGGGACGCTACGACCGAAGCGGCAGCAGTGCTTCTTTCTCCAGAGCATTCCGTATGAATCCCCTGGCAGAAGCTTATGACGAAGAAGGCAACATCCGTTCCGCCGCCTGGGAAGATTCCAGCGAAGCTTTCTCTGTAAACCCCTTAAGCAGCCTCAACAACAAGAGCAACGACATACGCTCTAAAGTCATCACCAACAACGTGGTAGAAATAAAGTTGCCGTTCGTCCCCGGACTCAGCTATAAGCTCAATACCGGCTATACGTACCAAAACAGCAGCTGGAAACAGTACCAAGGAATGGACACTTACTACGGCGCACGCTCCAATGGTATTCTGAACACCGACGACTGGCACTCACAAGAGTGGATTCTGGAAAACATCATCACTTATACCCGTGAATTCGGCAAGCACCGCATCTTCTTCACCGGTCTGTATTCTGCACAAAGCTACGAGAAAGAAGGCAACGGAATGGAAGGCAAAGACTTTCCGAACGACGTGATGTACTATTACCAGATATCCAAAGCCGCCACCATGTCCGGCAGTTCCAGCTATACCAAGCAAAACCATATCTCTCAGATGGCACGTCTGAACTACTCATACGACAGCCGTTACCTATTGACACTGACTGCACGCCGTGACGGTTACTCCGCATTCGGTAGCCAATCCAAGTTCGGTATATTCCCTTCCATGGCTATCGGCTGGAATATTTCCAATGAACATTTCTTTCAGGCAAGCCCATTGGCAAAAGTGGTAAGCAACCTGAAATACCGCCTGTCATGGGGTAAGAACGGTAACGAAGCGGTAGGCGCCTACACTACATTGCCTGACCTTTCCACCTTCAATTATCTGAAAGACGACCATACTCCCAACTACGGTTTCTATCCTTCCAAGCTGGCTTCTCCCTCACTGGGATGGGAAACGACACAATCCATCAATACCGGTATCGACTTCCAACTGTGGAACGGACGTATCCAGGGAACATTCGACATGTACTGGTCGAAGACAAGCAACCTGTTGCTGAATCGCTCCATCCCCACCATCAACGGTACGGGAAACATTACCGAGAATATCGGTGAGACCAAGAACCGCGGTTTAGAGTTGCAGATTACTTCCAACAACATTGCCAAGAAAGATTTCGACTGGTCCACTACCTTCAACCTGTCGCACTACAAGACAAAGATCGTAAATGTAGGTCTCTACGATGCCAACGGCAACCCTATGGATGATATCGGTTCCAGGTGGTTCATCGGCCAACCTATCAGCGTGAACTATGACTACCGCTTCATCGGTATCTGGCAGATCACCGACCCGTCTAACCCGAACGGACAGCAAGACCCGAACTATCGCTACTCCATCCCCGGATATATGAAGTATCATGACAAGGACGGCGTGAACGACATCACCCCGGCAGACAAGGAAATCATCGGCTCGGCAATTCCTAAAGTAACAATGGGTATGACGAATACTTTCCGATACAAGAATGTCAGTCTGAGCGTATTCCTCAATGCCCAACTGGGACAGACAGCCAATAACTGGCTTTACGACGTATCTCACAACTCCTATCGCCAGAACCGCCTCATGGTAGACTTCTGGACACCGGAGAATCCTACCAACAAGTACCCGAAAAACTCACTGGATACTTCTGTAAACCCGATGAGCGCAGGTTTCTACGAAAAGACCGACTTCCTCCGTGTGCAGGATGTCACGCTGGCCTACCGTGTTCCTCAGCGTTGGTTAAAGAAGATTTCCCTGAACCGCCTCGAAGTATATATGAACATCAAGAACCTGGCAACCTGGACAAGCTGGACCGGCCTCGACCCGGAATTTATCAGCGACCAACAGTCCACTCCGCAGGTACGTTCATTCACATTCGGTCTGAAACTTGATTTATAA
- a CDS encoding RagB/SusD family nutrient uptake outer membrane protein — MKKLKYTLIALLVLCMTGCNESSFLEEDPRASLYPENLLVDYSGFQSMVTSLYGMMRNEYRRADALGGGLPLVLHSAWGCGVDNSWSNNSHSDFKYMYYPSQINQTDLRIFQNIFQWCYRIINTANMVISRAEGSGIDWKGTETEAAAHKNKIIAQARFFRAWAYRHLTYSFGAVPLSTEEITGMNYRNDWERNSVESIREVMEQDFVFAMNNLPLREENNSKISGAMARHYLGELYLAMDQPSKAVEVLKPLAEGSEYSLITNRFGKNSANPGCPFIDVFRTPMYADGNTEVLYAFVNTEPENSAFGTAEVYMKSTYKNYYSNDGVINKSNKYDPDYTSGAATWPQVFWINNGGKGAGRCVPSRGAFRLYNYKNQGTQDDRVSDYAVVWTINEKGADGKITEFLNNGKMVVDTTVTAAMLDDNKTTIKKYNWPTTRKWDYVAPLLANGDKDGCYQDIVYLRLADTYLLYAEALLKNNQAGEAIKWINKVRNRSNAVSITEAELTAGGVDFILDERSRELLSEEERRHTLIRVSQEKGGDERDVNNYFKRRMRQLNEIAGREARGMNSYDTPVLFPIPQEFIDSNTGRQLENNPGYL, encoded by the coding sequence ATGAAAAAGCTAAAATATACACTGATAGCACTACTCGTGCTCTGCATGACCGGATGCAATGAATCCAGCTTCCTGGAAGAAGATCCGCGTGCTTCACTCTACCCTGAAAATCTGTTAGTAGATTACAGCGGATTCCAATCCATGGTAACCAGCCTCTACGGAATGATGCGTAACGAATACCGCCGTGCCGATGCACTCGGTGGCGGTCTGCCGCTCGTTCTGCACTCTGCATGGGGTTGCGGTGTGGACAATTCATGGAGTAATAACTCACACAGCGACTTTAAATACATGTACTATCCGTCGCAAATCAACCAGACGGACTTACGGATATTCCAGAACATCTTCCAATGGTGTTACCGTATCATCAATACAGCAAACATGGTGATTTCACGCGCCGAAGGCAGTGGTATCGACTGGAAAGGAACTGAAACCGAAGCTGCCGCCCACAAGAATAAGATCATCGCACAGGCCCGCTTCTTCCGCGCATGGGCTTACCGTCATCTGACGTATTCATTCGGTGCCGTACCTTTGTCCACCGAAGAAATTACAGGTATGAACTACCGTAACGACTGGGAGCGCAATTCTGTAGAATCCATCCGTGAAGTCATGGAGCAGGACTTTGTTTTCGCCATGAACAATTTACCGTTGCGTGAAGAAAACAACAGCAAGATTTCAGGAGCCATGGCACGCCATTATCTGGGTGAACTATACCTGGCAATGGACCAGCCCTCCAAGGCAGTCGAAGTTTTGAAGCCACTGGCAGAAGGTTCCGAATACAGTTTGATAACCAACCGTTTCGGCAAGAACTCCGCCAATCCGGGCTGTCCGTTCATCGACGTATTCCGCACACCGATGTATGCGGACGGAAACACGGAGGTTTTATACGCTTTTGTCAACACGGAACCGGAAAACAGTGCTTTCGGTACAGCCGAGGTTTACATGAAGAGTACATATAAGAACTATTACTCCAACGACGGTGTCATCAACAAGAGCAACAAGTACGATCCCGACTATACAAGCGGTGCAGCCACTTGGCCTCAGGTGTTCTGGATAAACAACGGTGGTAAAGGTGCCGGACGTTGCGTGCCTTCAAGAGGTGCTTTCCGCCTCTACAACTATAAAAATCAGGGAACTCAGGACGACCGTGTATCCGATTATGCAGTGGTATGGACTATTAACGAGAAGGGTGCCGACGGCAAGATTACGGAATTCCTTAACAACGGTAAGATGGTGGTAGACACCACTGTAACCGCCGCTATGCTGGATGATAATAAGACAACCATCAAGAAGTATAACTGGCCCACTACCCGCAAATGGGATTACGTGGCACCGTTGCTGGCAAATGGTGACAAGGATGGATGTTATCAGGATATTGTTTATCTCCGCCTCGCCGACACGTACTTGCTTTATGCGGAAGCCTTACTGAAAAACAACCAGGCAGGTGAAGCCATCAAATGGATTAACAAGGTACGCAATCGTTCCAATGCAGTCAGCATCACAGAAGCTGAACTCACCGCAGGAGGCGTAGATTTCATTCTGGACGAACGTAGCCGTGAACTTCTTTCCGAAGAAGAACGCCGCCACACCCTGATTCGCGTAAGTCAGGAGAAAGGTGGAGATGAACGTGATGTGAACAATTACTTCAAACGCCGTATGCGACAGTTGAATGAGATTGCAGGACGCGAGGCACGAGGCATGAATTCGTATGATACGCCTGTGTTGTTCCCGATTCCGCAAGAGTTCATTGATTCCAATACAGGTCGCCAGTTGGAGAATAATCCGGGGTACTTATAA
- the dcuC gene encoding C4-dicarboxylate transporter DcuC, translated as MSVVAFFLCILVITVTAIYLYRKLNPQGVLMLAGLVMLTFALILNVQPIIPDKSTGSVVLDLVKVVEETFIGNLSRAGLMIMTIGGYVAFMNHIKATNALVHISMKPLGFFRRYPYLAATVTIPIGQLLFITTPSAAGLGLLLVASVYPVLIELGVSRLTALSVIAAATLFDQGPGSANTALAAELIDQTNVAYFITHQLPLVIPTTLVVMTLFYFNNRYFDKKEAARQSTENHETAEVPQTSTQPDIPLIFAMLPVLPLALLIIFSPYVGLFQPPITLNTTTAMLFSLFVSLVFVGCHTRNIRKTFDAFSSFWKGMGNVFGSVVTLIVASEIFSKGLISLGFIDSLVDYSTHIGLSGIAIAAVFALIIFCAAMLMGSGNAAFFSFGPLLPGIAGQLGMPAYSLVLPLQLSASMGRAASPIAGIIVAIAGVAGVSPIELAKRNTLPLIGSILFLIAYHFITL; from the coding sequence ATGTCAGTCGTAGCCTTCTTCCTCTGTATATTAGTGATCACCGTCACCGCTATTTATCTCTACCGGAAGCTGAATCCGCAAGGAGTTCTGATGCTGGCCGGACTTGTGATGTTGACATTCGCCCTCATTCTCAATGTCCAACCCATCATTCCGGATAAATCCACCGGCAGCGTTGTTCTCGATTTGGTGAAAGTGGTGGAAGAAACATTCATCGGCAACCTGTCCCGCGCAGGACTGATGATTATGACCATTGGCGGCTATGTAGCTTTTATGAATCACATAAAAGCCACCAATGCCCTGGTACACATCTCCATGAAACCGTTGGGTTTCTTTCGTCGTTACCCCTACCTGGCAGCTACCGTCACCATTCCCATCGGCCAGTTGCTCTTTATCACTACCCCCTCGGCAGCCGGATTAGGACTCTTGCTTGTCGCCTCCGTTTACCCCGTCCTCATCGAATTGGGAGTAAGCCGCCTCACCGCATTATCCGTCATTGCCGCCGCAACACTGTTCGACCAAGGTCCCGGCTCGGCAAACACAGCCCTTGCTGCCGAACTTATCGACCAGACCAACGTAGCTTATTTCATTACCCACCAACTCCCGTTGGTTATCCCTACCACCTTGGTAGTCATGACCCTGTTTTACTTCAACAATAGATATTTCGATAAAAAAGAAGCCGCCAGGCAGAGTACGGAAAACCATGAAACAGCAGAAGTCCCGCAGACCTCTACCCAACCGGATATTCCATTGATATTCGCCATGCTGCCCGTACTTCCGCTTGCGCTTCTCATTATATTTTCACCCTATGTGGGGCTGTTCCAACCTCCCATAACACTCAATACAACGACCGCCATGTTATTTTCCCTCTTTGTCTCACTTGTATTCGTAGGCTGTCATACACGCAATATACGGAAAACCTTTGACGCCTTCTCCAGCTTCTGGAAAGGGATGGGAAATGTCTTCGGAAGTGTCGTGACACTAATTGTTGCCTCCGAGATATTTTCCAAAGGACTGATTAGCCTCGGTTTCATCGACTCACTGGTAGATTACTCCACACATATAGGACTTTCCGGCATTGCCATCGCAGCAGTCTTCGCCCTGATAATCTTCTGTGCGGCCATGTTGATGGGAAGCGGAAACGCGGCCTTCTTCTCGTTCGGTCCGTTGCTGCCCGGAATTGCCGGACAGTTGGGTATGCCTGCCTATTCCCTCGTGCTTCCTTTGCAGTTATCCGCCAGTATGGGGCGTGCCGCATCTCCCATAGCGGGTATCATTGTCGCCATTGCCGGCGTGGCGGGTGTATCGCCCATTGAACTGGCAAAGAGAAATACCCTGCCCCTTATAGGCAGCATTCTATTCCTGATAGCTTATCATTTCATAACACTATAA
- the iadA gene encoding beta-aspartyl-peptidase, with translation MFTLIKNANLYSPEHLGMNDVLLADDKIALIDRKIELTGIPFDTIDAGGCAVTPGFIDQHVHITGGGGQTGYASLVPDVSMSELVACGTTTVVGLLGTDGFVKELTTLYAKTKALEDDGLSAYMLTSFYGLPPKTLMSCVADDLIFIDKVIGCKLAMSDDRSALPTELEILRLINQVRLGGFTSGKGGILHIHLGALPDGITPLLDIARKYPTLIPYLSPTHLTRTEALFWQAVEFACMGGMVDFSTGGTKFDAPHRCVMKALKAHVPLDRITFSSDGRGGVRRTNPETKETTYRPAPLHLNLQEMRLLVKEGLLPLEQALTLITSNPARNLKLRTKGRIAIGFDADLCFLDSELQLTHVIARGKLALKDKEVIKKGRYEE, from the coding sequence ATGTTCACACTCATTAAAAATGCAAACTTATACTCTCCGGAACATCTTGGCATGAACGACGTTCTGCTGGCAGATGATAAAATAGCCCTCATAGACCGGAAGATAGAACTGACCGGTATTCCATTTGATACCATAGACGCCGGCGGGTGCGCCGTCACCCCCGGCTTTATCGACCAGCACGTCCACATCACCGGTGGCGGCGGACAAACCGGCTATGCTTCCTTAGTCCCCGACGTCTCCATGAGCGAACTGGTGGCTTGCGGAACCACCACCGTGGTAGGACTACTCGGCACAGACGGTTTCGTAAAAGAACTGACCACCCTTTATGCCAAAACCAAAGCCCTGGAAGATGACGGCCTCAGCGCCTACATGCTTACCAGTTTCTACGGATTACCTCCCAAAACACTGATGTCCTGCGTAGCCGACGATCTCATCTTCATCGACAAAGTGATCGGTTGCAAACTTGCCATGAGTGACGACCGCAGCGCTCTCCCCACCGAACTGGAGATACTGCGCCTCATCAACCAAGTACGCCTCGGCGGTTTCACTTCCGGCAAAGGAGGTATCCTGCATATTCATCTGGGAGCCTTACCCGACGGTATCACCCCGTTGCTGGACATCGCCCGCAAATATCCCACGCTGATTCCCTATCTCTCGCCTACCCACCTGACACGCACGGAAGCCTTATTCTGGCAAGCCGTAGAATTTGCCTGCATGGGTGGTATGGTAGATTTCTCCACCGGAGGAACCAAATTCGACGCTCCCCATCGCTGCGTCATGAAAGCCCTCAAAGCCCATGTACCCCTCGACCGCATCACCTTCTCCAGTGACGGCCGTGGCGGAGTGCGCCGTACCAATCCCGAAACCAAAGAAACGACCTATCGCCCCGCTCCCCTGCACCTCAACTTGCAGGAGATGAGATTGCTCGTAAAAGAAGGTCTGTTGCCTCTGGAACAGGCACTGACCCTTATCACCAGCAATCCGGCACGCAACCTCAAACTGCGTACCAAAGGCAGAATAGCCATCGGTTTCGATGCCGACCTCTGTTTCCTCGATTCCGAGCTTCAACTGACACACGTCATAGCACGCGGCAAACTCGCCCTAAAGGATAAAGAAGTCATTAAAAAAGGGAGGTATGAAGAATGA